In Pseudomonadota bacterium, a single window of DNA contains:
- a CDS encoding DUF3592 domain-containing protein, with protein MKWILLMLFGSLGLSALITGAVWGFKRLPLFQTGYRTEGTVVAQEESVSTETVGRDVRTSREVTTYTPVVEFHTETGTAVRFTASTGGKHKPIIETGATVEVIYNPDDPANAQLTAFSQFWLGPVVLVGAGLLFLVMGVGGFFLIGGHDRAMDTRFDSMMRERLVFTAETPPVKAIIVRTEKQEGQKERYVFVCKGKRPGSPVEEEFLSSHFTFDPGRSFKGVTVDVYLDPARPTGYYVNIDPLLPEIVHQQRNR; from the coding sequence ATGAAATGGATCTTGCTGATGCTTTTCGGCAGCCTCGGCCTTAGCGCCCTGATCACCGGGGCCGTCTGGGGATTCAAGCGACTGCCCCTTTTCCAGACCGGGTATCGGACAGAAGGGACCGTGGTGGCCCAGGAGGAGTCGGTGTCCACCGAGACCGTCGGCCGTGACGTCCGCACTTCCCGTGAGGTGACCACCTACACCCCGGTGGTCGAGTTCCATACCGAAACGGGCACAGCGGTCCGCTTCACCGCTTCGACCGGCGGCAAACACAAGCCGATTATTGAAACCGGCGCCACAGTCGAGGTGATCTACAACCCGGATGATCCGGCAAACGCCCAGCTCACCGCCTTTTCCCAGTTCTGGCTCGGACCGGTGGTCCTGGTCGGAGCCGGCCTGCTCTTCCTTGTAATGGGCGTGGGCGGTTTCTTCCTGATCGGCGGGCATGACCGGGCGATGGACACCCGGTTTGACTCGATGATGCGGGAACGACTCGTGTTTACCGCCGAAACTCCGCCCGTCAAGGCGATCATTGTCAGGACCGAAAAACAGGAAGGTCAAAAAGAAAGGTACGTCTTCGTCTGCAAAGGGAAGAGACCGGGTTCCCCGGTTGAAGAGGAATTTCTCTCCAGCCATTTCACCTTTGATCCGGGCAGGAGCTTCAAGGGCGTAACGGTTGATGTCTATCTCGATCCGGCGAGGCCGACCGGCTACTACGTCAATATCGACCCGCTGCTTCCGGAGATCGTGCACCAGCAGAGGAACCGATGA
- a CDS encoding DUF2914 domain-containing protein, with the protein MPYLPALFFAGGFVFDLMTLGRIDNIMNILSHGLFLLLTMGALIAQILEVKAGENAKRFVVLIFTYQHDIIHFMLGALLNAFVIFYFKSGSLINTFLLVAVLSILLIVNEIEFFKQRGVTLKVVLFTISLSSFFIYLLPVLIGKTNSGIFMASQVCTLLVILVLWQLLLKFEVDFSRIKNNLLVPATSVILIFTLLYGARIIPPVPLSLKQIGIYHNIEKNPTGFVLSRQTPSWKIWARGDQDFEARAGDKIYLFSRIFAPGGFKDKLYFHFQLKDRQGKWRTTDKIPLTIVGGREEGFRGYAYKQNYQDGIWRALVETAEGLEIGRIGFTVTSSADDSPRTWYKEVY; encoded by the coding sequence ATGCCCTATCTTCCGGCCCTCTTTTTCGCCGGTGGTTTCGTTTTCGATCTGATGACCCTCGGCCGGATCGACAATATCATGAACATCCTGAGCCACGGGCTGTTTCTTCTCCTGACCATGGGTGCCCTGATTGCCCAGATTCTTGAAGTGAAAGCAGGAGAGAATGCCAAACGGTTCGTAGTCCTCATCTTCACCTATCAGCACGATATTATTCATTTCATGCTCGGCGCCCTGCTGAACGCCTTTGTGATCTTCTATTTCAAGAGCGGCTCGCTGATCAACACCTTCCTGCTGGTGGCAGTTCTCTCCATACTCCTGATCGTGAACGAAATCGAATTCTTCAAACAGCGAGGGGTAACCCTGAAAGTGGTGCTCTTCACCATCAGCCTTTCCAGTTTTTTCATCTATCTGCTGCCGGTTCTGATCGGCAAAACCAATAGCGGGATCTTCATGGCCAGCCAGGTCTGCACGCTGCTGGTCATCCTCGTCCTGTGGCAGCTGCTGCTGAAATTCGAGGTGGATTTTTCCCGAATCAAAAACAACCTGCTGGTGCCGGCAACCTCGGTGATCCTCATCTTTACCCTCCTCTATGGTGCCCGGATCATCCCCCCGGTGCCCTTGAGCCTGAAGCAGATCGGCATCTACCACAATATCGAAAAAAACCCGACCGGCTTTGTCCTTTCCCGGCAGACTCCCTCCTGGAAAATCTGGGCCCGGGGCGACCAGGATTTTGAGGCGAGAGCAGGCGACAAGATCTACCTTTTCAGCCGGATCTTCGCCCCGGGCGGCTTTAAGGACAAACTCTATTTCCACTTCCAGCTGAAAGACCGCCAAGGCAAATGGCGGACCACCGACAAGATTCCGCTGACCATCGTCGGAGGACGGGAAGAGGGTTTCCGGGGTTATGCCTACAAGCAGAATTATCAGGACGGCATCTGGCGGGCACTGGTCGAAACCGCCGAAGGGCTAGAGATAGGCCGGATTGGCTTCACAGTGACCTCCTCCGCTGATGATTCTCCAAGAACCTGGTATAAAGAAGTATACTGA